In the Plasmodium gaboni strain SY75 chromosome 13, whole genome shotgun sequence genome, TGTTTTCTCAAATGTTTCAAAAACCAGAGatacaaaataatgataGAAATCCAAAAACtatttcttttcattttaataCTAACAATAGCAGTTTAGAAAATTCTGAAATTTCAGAACCTATTTCTCATAACGTAGAAATTCCAAAAgtaaatattaattttgaAACACCAtcaacaacaataatagAGGATGGACATGGAGAACACGAAACACCAGTTTGTTTTACAGATTCTTCAAATACTGAAACCAAACCGTGTACGCTTGAAGAATCATTGaaacataaaaatgttGTTTATTCgacaaataataatcaatTACATGAAAAACAAGTTCTAACGAGTAAACCTTctttacaaaataatttcaATAAACATACAAAATCAGACATGTTGTTATCAAATACAATAAATACACATAAAGATCAAAATGTCCATCAACATACATATGAAAATGGAGTGAACATGATTAACaaagatattaataatggaggatatatgtataaaatgCTCGATTTATCTTCACAATATGCTTCTCAAGGCAATGATTTTGCTACAACACATACACATCATTCGGGACATAGTGATTCAACTCGCGCCCATTCTGTTGACAGcaattcatataaaatatccCCCCAAACATCCACAACatcaaatattaaaaacaCAATTACATATGAAAGTTCAGGGTTATCATCTCCTATGGAAACAAAGAGAAATTCAAAGGTTCATAGTGAAAATTCAGATTTAGGAAATAGAATCcataattattttgaaaaCAATTCCCCTACATTAACTAACCAAATTATTTTACATAGTGGTTTACCTCAAAATATGTTGAAATTTTCCTTACCTAGGACATATTTTTCAGAAAATCTAAATATTGAAAACCCTTCATCCgaaataacaataaaaaattcaGATGGATCAATATTTATTGGAAATAATATACGTAATGGAACTAGTGGATCAAACATGATTAATATGATGATTCAGATAGCTAGTGTTTTTGTGGGCGGTTTCTTGATAATGACAGTTTTTAATAAagtaatattaaatatataatatattcatatatatatatatatatatatagatatatatatataatttcttatatacacatttttatttctccatttttattacaGAGGAACATCTTCCTATTTGggaataaaaaaaaaaaaagaaaaccTGAACCACTTGTAACGGAAAACGAAGTAATAGATATGTGCACATTTTCAGAACTTCATGAACATTTTCGACCTAAACAAATTTTAAAACCTGATGAAATTATGGAcagaaataaaaattctATCTCACATGAAAGCACAAATGACGAAATCGATTGTAATCACAATGGACAAGAAATAGGTACAGAACATTTAGATACATTTGAAGAACAATTAGAATATTCAAAAGATAAATATCAAAATACATCACaatttaatgaaaaaaaatacattaataacttacatttattaaataaaaataaggaAAATTGGAAAACTATAATACAAACACATCTTCAAGTATTAGAACAATTTAAAGAAGAAGAATGGGAAATTTACAAAGGtgaatttttaaatatatgtcTTGAAGAATTTACAAAAGAAGaaagaaaagaatatatgaaggaaatagataatatattaattgtAAATACAGATGAACCACATAATATCGTAGGAAATAtagaaaaacaaaaaattttatgGTATAAGTTGATAGAGAAAAATAAGCCGATTTTAGAAAAATGGAAAAAGGAAGATATCTTTcaaattttaataaatgaatgGAAAAAAGAACTAGTAAACATTGAATcaacaaatataataaatgaacgaagaaatataaatcaatcaattaataaatttattgATACAAACAATCCCATAAtagaaaaacaaaaaattatatggAGAAAATGGATTCAGAAACAAAAATTACTCATAGATAAATATAGACAAGAAGAATGGTTTAAAAAATTGAACAAGgaatatgatataaaaaatgatattcAAATAGAATCCATAAATTTAgatgtaaaaaaaaataaacaagAATTACGtgaatatttaataaagaaaagGTTAATGACAAATTTTTTAGTAGGTATGTATATGGTACTTTTAGAAGAATATATGAAAGAAGAATGtatacaaaataaagaattCTTCCTTAATAATGgtaaagaagaaatattaaaaaaacCAAATACAGAAATAAATCTATCTTTattagaaataataaatactTCAAAGTCGAATCTATgtgaaaaagaaaaagaaaagcaaaaagaagaaatcaaaatatataaaaatgaaaattgGTTTATTGATTTGAAAGAAGATTGGACtaaaaaggaatataaatatttaaacTCTATAACAGACAAATGTatagataaaaatgaaacTTTTCctataaacaaaaattcATTATACGATATGCAAAGATATGTATCAAAGAAACATTGGAATGATATACAAATGAAATGGATAGATGAGGAAAATGAAATCGATTGGTTAAAAATAGCACAGACAAGAATTGTGAATAATGAAAAggatatttataaaaaaccaaaagataaaaagaaaaatatagaatataaaaataaagaaaagaacaatatacaaaataataatataccaaataaaaaaaaagttcaatatataaataaaacagAAGAAAATATCCAAAATATACAAAGTGAATCAAATAAACGTATCTctaaattaaaaaatattatagaaATACATATGGTATTATTAGAAGATTCCAAAAATGAAGAATGGACTTCAAACAAAGGAGATTTCTTGGAAATATGTATAAACCAATACATGAAAGAAGAAGAACAGAATAAGAAAAACACAATTGCAAAACTCAATCAAttaataaatcaaaataataaacaaatgataatacaaaatatattagaaGAAAACAATAAATTATGCTATAAATGGATagaaagaaataaatatattcaagAAAAATGGAAACATCAAGAATGGTTTCATACATTGAAAAACAATTGGAAGTTCCaagaaaattattataaagaaattgatgatgaaaaaaaaatacttgaacaattaaaaaaggcaggaataaatattatgCTTGAGAgacaaaaaattatttggAAAAAGTGGGTGGCTAAACACGTAAAACACACAGAAATATCAGAACAAGAAGATACATTAAATAAACTTTTTACACAGGATGAAAAAAACAAGTTTGTTAGTGAAATAGAAAACTTAAATATATCTCATTTAGGAAATAATCATAGCATAGATGTATTAAGAAACTATAGTAAGAAAAAACTGTTAACAATGATTTGGATCGAAATACATATGAAAGTTTTAGAAGAAcataaaaaagaagaaatttcagaaattaaaacaataatattagaTAAGTGTATTAATCACATGAAAAAACAACAAAATACAGAAATGAATCAATGTATAATAGAAATGATTGATTCTgtgaaaaataatatattagatcaaaataaatattctCATATGACGAATGACATTCAAATTGATCAAGCAAGTAAACAAACAAAATTCCATTGGataaatgaagaatatGCATTATCACATAATTTgaataatgataatatagATCATGAATCTAAGTATATGatagataataatacaattaatattattcatcAAGATATATTGATTAAACATTTAGATGATTTGCAATTTAAATGGATAGATGACGATAATGAATATGATTGGTTAAAAATATCATcagatgaaaatataaataatcaaaaaTTTAGTAAAGTTCAGCTCATTAAAAGTCGAACAGAAACgaacaaaaaaaatgataaagatgaaataaaaaatatattcaaacAAACTGATATATACAATGAAACAcattcaaaaaaaaattctaaAATAATCCAATTAAATAAGAAAACTCCAAGTGAAAATTATTCCTTATTATCCAAAACAATTTCCacatttaataatgatacaaatataaaagatacaaatataaaagatacaaatataaaagatacaaatataaaagatacaaataatcatttaaataacATAATGCATGACGcagaaaataataaacagATTCCTAATTGTGAAAGAAAAGAtcaattaaataaatatgaaattataaaCTATAAAACAATTATAGAAATACATCTAGCCGTTTTGGAAGAATGCAAAAATGAAGAATGGGGAAATATAAGAAAACTCTTTTTTGAAACTTgtataaatgaaataaaaaatgaaccATGGTTTTATCAagatttttttaataatcaaaatataaaggaacaaaattatgacaatatatatagtcAAAATTCTATATACAATGAGTGGATAGAAGagaacaaaaaattattagagaattataaaaacaaagaATGGTTCAGTAGTTTTATGAATGAATGGAAAATAGAATTACAAACATATAAAGTAGAACAAtcaaaaaaagaagaaaataaaaatacaaagGAAATGTATTACAAAGAAATAATGGACAATATGTTTGAAAGAATACAAAATGATTTATACATATTGGAACCATCTGAATATAAAGATACAGAAGTAAATTTTctaaacataaataaatttcagaacgaaaatatatttgaaacacaaaatatgaataatgaACAAATTCAAATTAATACAAATGCCGAATCAAAAAATCCTATCATAGATTATCAAAATATGGTGTGGAGATCATGGATTCaaaaacatattaaaaatataaaagaaggaaaaaaagaagaatattTTAACAAATTAATTGAAGAACATATAcaaggaaaaaatatagaagaACTAAAAACAAATACAATGAAAAAAAGACGCATAACAAAAATGTTTGTACAAATACACATGATGATATTAGAAGAATATAAAGAACAAGAATATTCTATCATgaaagatatatttttagatAGATGTATAATTCTGATAGATAATCTAGAATATTCTATCAATGAAAAAAAGTTTATGTCAGAAATTATTAtagaaatgaaaaaaaataaatcaagtaataaaaacaataaacATATATCATACGAAcataaaaaacatattttgTTTGAAAAACTCAAGAATGAATGGAAATCTAGAgaaaacaaatataaaaatactCTATCTAAtcaaaatttatttaattattataataataaaccaaat is a window encoding:
- a CDS encoding surface-associated interspersed protein 13.1 (SURFIN 13.1), translating into MEQYIEFDLPLKLKKRKTPEYNKFSKKFFEGIMEYIIKLSSYEHESKCRKICRNMNYWLEDMKDEFTEKILPYYFYKTDEQVWDKYIENEKLVKLDAVIGDVCKRNPIPYIKMVRNIRKKLEEFCDDKEEIYKEFENLKLTNKEKCKYFNEWRNQKLSELKRIKGWYKYAAKDKYNEAFTINDKCSLASLFNNDFNCQNNIRKKKKKRKKKPRIKSRTLKKSDNEDDEDNEDDEDNEDDEDNEDDADNEDDEVNEVNEVNEVDEDDEDDEIDEDDEDGEDFEIDEDDEDDEDDEIDEDDEDKEHHEDKEDKEDNKDVNHDGVNINSKIGKFPNKDRKDDQRDRAKIDVNEGKEEKSLTQEKSLKQIPSRSPYNVEQKLKQINIPSNQQRHSLKTIPTSTSSTASSSSSVPLITRSNHSSVPSLSSKPSVTYNTTAISTPVTITSTKTTPSESRTSTSTTRSTVTTNTPSLKHEPLIFHNPINKLGGSRGEIYIPKNSPNVYNNRDTKPKSSIKHRVSVKPHYKYSSNITNLAGKNEETKYISETYDATPPLRKPYSLPPLPEKEKKRENQNSNSHEIFSHSYEEKSKNKSSEVTKSPLPIQTSKTKQQKEKQSTSRDKSKGSKIISPYNASYYLGNVLNTIEEFLLTLYSEDNTQKILEHPIDSKNNDYHNSNNQDEKLNIAQMEKTAKSVITNGSTNDGAHKNKHEEETKDNRHNDVQQLHENEPHEVPIELPSDPKERATFIDPLQRKPEKLDPSIFGRKKIQITPPIIGVPPSILEKYPHIIEKYKGVSKTIQEEEWVEGNNDALPVIERDVIENELVIQTIPRDVRHIIPENDDNGKHIIHNKLNDYSLRAYNIPKNINLHIKPNEDFGNNIAKIINHYDYQSEYSKNYIPKYMDLDSPSKEISQPKYNVKNIDMLAKNFNYRTPFNKLHKTDKNSKFTITKKDYSSYSNNQDIIVEIPKLFNTIPKILKIPEQKQHYSKKLINMPSPNEEYASFRTPQKLHKKYNFEITKNPSLDSSNQNISIKTNNKINTIPEILEIPEKNIIPNYSKIDIDIPHEKYEYSFFRKPNKIEKNADFKITKNTXXXXXXXXXXLDLPLEYPRNNILKNIHNHDNISDFSVSKNPLLDSTSNENTAKTSNRLVNNPRVLTFPQKENMLRYNDKINGIPNDIIHNPLFSQMFQKPEIQNNDRNPKTISFHFNTNNSSLENSEISEPISHNVEIPKVNINFETPSTTIIEDGHGEHETPVCFTDSSNTETKPCTLEESLKHKNVVYSTNNNQLHEKQVLTSKPSLQNNFNKHTKSDMLLSNTINTHKDQNVHQHTYENGVNMINKDINNGGYMYKMLDLSSQYASQGNDFATTHTHHSGHSDSTRAHSVDSNSYKISPQTSTTSNIKNTITYESSGLSSPMETKRNSKVHSENSDLGNRIHNYFENNSPTLTNQIILHSGLPQNMLKFSLPRTYFSENLNIENPSSEITIKNSDGSIFIGNNIRNGTSGSNMINMMIQIASVFVGGFLIMTVFNKRNIFLFGNKKKKRKPEPLVTENEVIDMCTFSELHEHFRPKQILKPDEIMDRNKNSISHESTNDEIDCNHNGQEIGTEHLDTFEEQLEYSKDKYQNTSQFNEKKYINNLHLLNKNKENWKTIIQTHLQVLEQFKEEEWEIYKGEFLNICLEEFTKEERKEYMKEIDNILIVNTDEPHNIVGNIEKQKILWYKLIEKNKPILEKWKKEDIFQILINEWKKELVNIESTNIINERRNINQSINKFIDTNNPIIEKQKIIWRKWIQKQKLLIDKYRQEEWFKKLNKEYDIKNDIQIESINLDVKKNKQELREYLIKKRLMTNFLVGMYMVLLEEYMKEECIQNKEFFLNNGKEEILKKPNTEINLSLLEIINTSKSNLCEKEKEKQKEEIKIYKNENWFIDLKEDWTKKEYKYLNSITDKCIDKNETFPINKNSLYDMQRYVSKKHWNDIQMKWIDEENEIDWLKIAQTRIVNNEKDIYKKPKDKKKNIEYKNKEKNNIQNNNIPNKKKVQYINKTEENIQNIQSESNKRISKLKNIIEIHMVLLEDSKNEEWTSNKGDFLEICINQYMKEEEQNKKNTIAKLNQLINQNNKQMIIQNILEENNKLCYKWIERNKYIQEKWKHQEWFHTLKNNWKFQENYYKEIDDEKKILEQLKKAGINIMLERQKIIWKKWVAKHVKHTEISEQEDTLNKLFTQDEKNKFVSEIENLNISHLGNNHSIDVLRNYSKKKLLTMIWIEIHMKVLEEHKKEEISEIKTIILDKCINHMKKQQNTEMNQCIIEMIDSVKNNILDQNKYSHMTNDIQIDQASKQTKFHWINEEYALSHNLNNDNIDHESKYMIDNNTINIIHQDILIKHLDDLQFKWIDDDNEYDWLKISSDENINNQKFSKVQLIKSRTETNKKNDKDEIKNIFKQTDIYNETHSKKNSKIIQLNKKTPSENYSLLSKTISTFNNDTNIKDTNIKDTNIKDTNIKDTNNHLNNIMHDAENNKQIPNCERKDQLNKYEIINYKTIIEIHLAVLEECKNEEWGNIRKLFFETCINEIKNEPWFYQDFFNNQNIKEQNYDNIYSQNSIYNEWIEENKKLLENYKNKEWFSSFMNEWKIELQTYKVEQSKKEENKNTKEMYYKEIMDNMFERIQNDLYILEPSEYKDTEVNFLNINKFQNENIFETQNMNNEQIQINTNAESKNPIIDYQNMVWRSWIQKHIKNIKEGKKEEYFNKLIEEHIQGKNIEELKTNTMKKRRITKMFVQIHMMILEEYKEQEYSIMKDIFLDRCIILIDNLEYSINEKKFMSEIIIEMKKNKSSNKNNKHISYEHKKHILFEKLKNEWKSRENKYKNTLSNQNLFNYYNNKPNINKLFEMQKNLIAKHIDDIHLKWIQNEKNRNILIQTFHNSIYS